The Bos indicus x Bos taurus breed Angus x Brahman F1 hybrid chromosome 25, Bos_hybrid_MaternalHap_v2.0, whole genome shotgun sequence genome has a window encoding:
- the ARPC1A gene encoding actin-related protein 2/3 complex subunit 1A, with protein MSLHQFLLEPITCHAWNRDRTQIALSPNNHEVHIYKKNGGQWVKAHELKEHNGHITGIDWAPKSDRIVTCGADRNAYVWSQKDGVWKPTLVILRINRAATFVKWSPLENKFAVGSGARLISVCYFESENDWWVSKHIKKPIRSTVLSLDWHPNNVLLAAGSCDFKCRVFSAYIKEVDEKPASTPWGSKMPFGQLMSEFGGSGTGGWVHGVSFSASGSRLAWVSHDSTVSVADASKSVQVSTLKTEFLPLLSVSFVSENSVVAAGHDCCPMLFNYDDRGCLTFVSKLDIPKQSIQRNMSAMERFRNMDKRATTEDRNTALETLHQNSITQVSIYEVDKQDCRKFCTTGIDGAMTIWDFKTLESSIQGLRIM; from the exons ATGTCCCTGCATCAGTTTTTACTGGAGCCAATCACCTGTCATGCCTGGAACAGGGATCGTACCC agatcGCCCTTAGCCCCAATAATCACGAGGTCCACATCTATAAGAAGAACGGGGGCCAGTGGGTGAAGGCCCATGAACTCAAGGAACACAATGGACATATCACAG GTATTGACTGGGCTCCCAAGAGTGACCGCATCGTCACTTGCGGGGCCGACCGCAACGCCTATGTCTGGAGTCAGAAGGATGGTGTCTGGAAGCCAACCCTGGTGATCCTGAGAATTAACCGGGCGGCCACTTTCGTCAAGTGGTCCCCGCTAGAGAACAAGTTTGCCGTGGGCAGTGGAGCACGACTCATCTCCGTCTGTTACTTTGAGTCTGAAAATGACTG GTGGGTGAGCAAGCACATTAAAAAGCCCATCCGCTCCACGGTCCTCAGCTTGGATTGGCATCCCAACAACGTCTTGCTGGCCGCGGGATCCTGCGACTTCAAATGCAG AGTGTTTTCTGCCTACATTAAAGAAGTGGATGAGAAGCCAGCCAGCACGCCCTGGGGCAGCAAGATGCCTTTCGGTCAGCTGATGTCCGAGTTCGGGGGCAGCGGCACCGGCGGCTGGGTGCACGGGGTCAGCTTCTCGGCCAGTGGCAGCCGCCTGGCCTGGGTCAGCCATGACAGCACCGTGTCTGTTGCCGACGCCTCCAAAAGCGTGCA GGTCTCAACTCTGAAGACAGAGTTCCTGCCCCTCCTGAGTGTGTCATTCGTCTCAGAGAACAGCGTCGTGGCTGCT GGCCATGATTGCTGCCCCATGCTTTTTAACTACGACGACCGCGGCTGCTTGACCTTCGTCTCCAAGCTGGACATACCCAAACAGAGCATCCAGCGCAACATGTCGGCCATGGAGCGCTTCCGCAACATGGACAAGCGGGCCACGACCGAGGACCGCAACACGGCCCTGGAGACGCTGCACCAGAACAGCATTAC TCAAGTGTCTATTTACGAGGTGGACAAGCAAGATTGTCGCAAATTTTGCACTACCGGCATTGACGGAGCCATGACCATTTGGGATTTCAAG ACCTTAGAGTCTTCCATCCAGGGTCTTCGGATAATGTGA